A region of Lacinutrix sp. Hel_I_90 DNA encodes the following proteins:
- a CDS encoding sigma-54 dependent transcriptional regulator — MPKILVIEDEAAIRRVLVKILSEENDKYEVEEAEDGLAGIEKIKKEDFDLILCDIKMPKMDGVEVLEAVKKIKPEIPIVMISGHGDLDTAVNTMRLGAFDYISKPPDLNRLLNTVRNALDRKELVVENKILKTKVSKKYEMIGKGDAISQIKDIIDKVAPTDARVLITGPNGTGKELVAHWLHEKSERAKGPMIEVNCAAIPSELIESELFGHVKGAFTSAVKDRAGKFEAANGGTIFLDEIGDMSLSAQAKVLRALQESRVQRVGSDKDIKVDVRIIAATNKNLKEEIEAGKFREDLYHRLAVILIKVPALNDRRDDIPLLVNHFANKISEEQGTAQKNFSAKAIKLLQEYDWTGNIRELRNVVERLIILGGTEVSETDVKLFASK, encoded by the coding sequence ATGCCAAAAATATTAGTAATAGAAGACGAAGCAGCGATTAGAAGGGTTTTAGTGAAAATTCTTTCTGAAGAGAATGACAAATATGAAGTGGAAGAAGCGGAAGATGGACTAGCTGGAATAGAAAAAATCAAAAAAGAAGATTTCGATTTAATCCTTTGCGATATAAAAATGCCAAAAATGGATGGTGTTGAAGTATTAGAGGCTGTTAAAAAGATTAAACCCGAAATACCAATAGTTATGATTTCTGGTCATGGCGACCTTGATACTGCGGTAAATACTATGCGCTTGGGTGCTTTTGATTATATATCCAAACCACCAGATTTAAACCGCCTGTTAAATACGGTTCGTAATGCTTTAGACCGAAAAGAACTGGTGGTAGAGAATAAAATTCTTAAAACAAAAGTTAGTAAAAAATATGAAATGATAGGCAAAGGTGATGCCATTTCTCAAATTAAAGATATTATTGACAAAGTCGCACCAACTGATGCTCGTGTATTAATTACAGGACCTAATGGAACTGGTAAAGAACTAGTAGCCCATTGGTTACATGAAAAAAGTGAACGTGCTAAAGGCCCAATGATTGAAGTAAACTGTGCCGCCATACCTAGCGAATTGATAGAGAGTGAGTTATTTGGTCACGTAAAAGGAGCCTTTACAAGTGCGGTTAAAGACAGGGCTGGAAAATTTGAAGCCGCCAATGGAGGCACCATTTTTTTAGATGAAATTGGTGACATGAGCTTATCTGCACAAGCAAAAGTGTTACGCGCACTCCAAGAAAGTCGTGTGCAACGCGTGGGCAGTGATAAAGACATTAAAGTAGATGTTCGCATAATAGCAGCCACAAATAAGAATCTTAAAGAAGAAATTGAAGCAGGTAAATTCCGTGAAGATTTATATCATAGATTGGCAGTAATCCTAATTAAGGTTCCCGCTTTAAACGATAGACGAGATGACATCCCTTTATTGGTAAATCATTTTGCTAATAAAATATCTGAAGAACAAGGAACCGCACAAAAAAACTTCTCAGCAAAAGCTATAAAACTTTTGCAGGAGTATGATTGGACTGGTAATATTCGTGAATTGCGTAATGTTGTTGAGCGGTTAATCATTTTAGGTGGCACAGAAGTTAGTGAAACGGATGTTAAACTATTTGCGAGTAAATAA